A segment of the Bacillota bacterium genome:
CGATGGCTGCTGGAGGATGCGATACAGCCATTCCAAACCAAACCTCCGCATCCACCGCGGCGCGCGGCGAACGGTTCCGGCTAGAATATCAAAGCTGCCCCCCACTCCCATTGCTACCGGTACCCCTAGTGAGGCAAGGTGAGCTGCCGCAAACTTTTCCTGTTTAGGCACTCCCAGCGCTACGAAGAGTATGTCCGGCCGGGAAGCTTTTATCTTTTCTAGCACTCCGTTCAGATCCTCCTGCTTAAAATACCCATGATGAGTGCCGACAATGTTGATACCATTATATTCCTCAGCTATTCTATTGGCAGCCTGCTCTGCTACCCCCGGTGCTGCTCCCAGCAGAAAGACCCGCCATCCGCGGGTGGAGCTTTCTGCCAGCATGGCCTGCATTAATTCAACGCCGGGTACCCGTTCCGGTAGCGGCTGTTTGAGAATTCTGCCTGCCCAGATCACGCCGATTCCGTCAGGAACAACCAGATCTGCCCTCTCGATAATCTCGTAAAGCAGTGGATCCCTGTTAGCAGCTACGATCATCTCTGAGTTAGCAGTGACTACTAAATGCGGTTTAGGCTGCTTAATCATTGCGGCAATCTCGGCAACCGCCTCATCCATGGTAACTTGATCAATTTTTACTCCCAAGATGCT
Coding sequences within it:
- a CDS encoding WecB/TagA/CpsF family glycosyltransferase gives rise to the protein MKSSILGVKIDQVTMDEAVAEIAAMIKQPKPHLVVTANSEMIVAANRDPLLYEIIERADLVVPDGIGVIWAGRILKQPLPERVPGVELMQAMLAESSTRGWRVFLLGAAPGVAEQAANRIAEEYNGINIVGTHHGYFKQEDLNGVLEKIKASRPDILFVALGVPKQEKFAAAHLASLGVPVAMGVGGSFDILAGTVRRAPRWMRRFGLEWLYRILQQPSRVGRAAALPQFALWVLFERLFSGGKPANG